The Candidatus Parvarchaeota archaeon genome window below encodes:
- the sufC gene encoding Fe-S cluster assembly ATPase SufC: MTKATKGNRNGEGQVLEIRNLHVSIEADGKKILQGLDLTVRQGEIHAIMGPNGSGKSTMALAILGKSNYKVDSGDILLNGESIADLDTDKIAKKGIFLSMQSPIEIGGVTFSSFLRVAHAAMKGIKPLEVLDFRKLLEKRMKQLDFDSSFASRYINEGFSGGEKKRAEILQLSLFEPKFAILDETDSGLDVDALRTVAEGINKVAGPGVGIIIITHYSRILRYIKPDFVHVLAGGRIIKSGGADLAHKIEEKGYGWVKSEVAAKNSGS, from the coding sequence ATGACAAAGGCTACAAAGGGCAATAGGAATGGCGAAGGCCAGGTGCTTGAAATCAGGAACCTGCACGTCTCAATAGAGGCGGATGGGAAAAAAATCCTCCAGGGGCTTGACCTTACAGTGAGGCAGGGCGAAATTCACGCAATAATGGGGCCAAATGGAAGCGGAAAGTCCACAATGGCACTTGCAATTCTTGGGAAAAGCAACTACAAAGTAGACAGCGGGGACATACTTCTAAACGGCGAGTCAATAGCGGATTTGGACACTGACAAGATTGCAAAGAAGGGCATCTTTCTTTCAATGCAGTCGCCAATCGAAATAGGGGGTGTAACGTTCTCAAGCTTTTTGAGGGTTGCCCATGCTGCAATGAAAGGGATAAAGCCCCTTGAGGTGCTTGATTTCAGAAAGCTGCTTGAGAAAAGGATGAAGCAGCTTGACTTTGACAGCTCGTTTGCATCAAGATACATAAACGAGGGATTTTCAGGCGGGGAGAAAAAAAGGGCGGAAATACTGCAGCTGTCGCTGTTTGAGCCAAAGTTTGCAATATTGGACGAGACAGATTCCGGCCTTGACGTGGATGCCCTGCGGACTGTTGCCGAAGGGATAAACAAGGTGGCAGGGCCGGGAGTTGGCATAATAATAATCACGCACTACTCGCGCATTTTGCGCTACATAAAGCCGGATTTTGTCCATGTTCTTGCAGGCGGCAGGATAATAAAAAGCGGCGGGGCAGACCTGGCGCACAAGATTGAGGAAAAAGGGTATGGATGGGTGAAAAGCGAGGTTGCGGCCAAGAATTCTGGAAGCTAA